One genomic segment of Sphingobacteriales bacterium includes these proteins:
- a CDS encoding cation transporter, translating into MKDKNRKIALLEGWLSTVVNTFLFAIKLWAGIMTGSI; encoded by the coding sequence ATGAAAGACAAAAACAGAAAAATAGCGTTGCTGGAAGGCTGGCTTTCCACAGTCGTCAATACATTTTTGTTTGCAATAAAGCTTTGGGCAGGAATAATGACAGGTTCCATT
- a CDS encoding AMP-binding protein, whose product MDEFIRCFEAENSMAGASADVLRSWLENQDIFTLSTSGSTGQPSLITFSRKQLEYSALQTINFFGLTAGDTLFLCLPVKKVAGFMMLIRALTGKMNIVMSEPSALPEIPAREEIHIDLAAFIPFQLQNLIQSKPEMIEKLKGCKGVIAGGNAVNSFQEKLFENMPFPVYETYGMTETLTHIALRKLNHPGKQAFFTLLPEVEISLNEENCLMIRSTVTNNKWLETNDIVEILGKKSFIIKGRKDFVINSGGIKINPEFIEQKIFGVLHVLTGGKTFYVTGKRDEKYGEKICLVMESDEPEGELKEKIINTCNDLLEKHEKIKEIICQNEISRTETGKIIRKKIL is encoded by the coding sequence TTGGACGAATTTATTCGCTGTTTTGAAGCGGAAAACAGTATGGCAGGAGCATCGGCTGACGTACTGAGGTCGTGGTTGGAAAATCAGGACATCTTTACATTAAGCACCTCAGGAAGTACGGGTCAGCCATCACTAATTACATTTTCCCGAAAGCAGTTGGAATACAGTGCGTTACAAACAATTAATTTTTTTGGGCTGACTGCCGGAGATACGCTTTTCCTGTGTTTACCGGTAAAAAAAGTTGCCGGATTTATGATGCTCATCCGTGCATTAACAGGTAAAATGAACATAGTGATGAGTGAACCTTCAGCCTTACCTGAAATTCCGGCCAGGGAAGAAATTCATATTGACCTGGCGGCATTTATTCCTTTTCAGTTGCAGAACCTGATTCAGTCAAAACCAGAAATGATTGAAAAACTGAAAGGGTGCAAAGGTGTGATTGCAGGCGGAAATGCAGTCAACAGCTTTCAGGAAAAACTTTTTGAAAACATGCCGTTTCCTGTTTATGAAACCTATGGAATGACAGAAACCCTGACGCATATTGCCTTGCGGAAGCTGAATCACCCGGGTAAACAAGCATTTTTTACACTTTTACCGGAAGTGGAAATCAGCCTGAATGAAGAAAACTGCCTCATGATCAGGAGTACTGTTACAAACAATAAATGGCTGGAAACCAATGATATTGTAGAGATTTTAGGTAAAAAATCTTTTATCATCAAAGGGCGCAAAGATTTTGTCATAAATTCGGGTGGGATAAAAATCAATCCTGAATTCATTGAACAAAAGATATTTGGTGTTTTGCATGTATTGACAGGTGGGAAAACCTTTTATGTGACAGGGAAAAGGGATGAAAAATACGGTGAGAAAATTTGCCTTGTCATGGAGAGCGATGAACCGGAAGGGGAGTTGAAAGAAAAAATTATAAATACTTGTAATGATCTGCTGGAAAAACACGAAAAGATAAAAGAAATAATTTGTCAGAATGAGATTTCAAGGACAGAGACCGGAAAAATCATCAGGAAGAAGATTTTATAA